GGGTACCACTGGTACGTGTTCAGCAGGCCGGTGCCGACCTGCACGATCGACGCCGACACGAGCACCGCGATCGACAGCCGCTCGAGCAGGTGCAGGACCCCGCGCACCGGCGGGACCTGGGCCAGCGCGGGCATGACGACGTTCAGCTTGGCGAGCAGCAGCGGGATGATCGCGATGCCCGCGGTGATGTGCAGGCCCTGCGTGAACTGGTAGAGCTGCGTCGGCCGGGTCGGGAAGCGCATCCACGGCAGGGGGTCCTGCAGCAGGTGGCTGTAGACGCCGGTCCCGAAGCAGACGACGAACGCGATGCCGAGCAGGCGACCCCAGACGACGGCCGAGCGGGCGTTGCGGTTCGGGGACGCCATGGTCGCGCGTGCATCCAGCAGGACCCGGCGCACGATCGGTAGCCTCGGGGAACCATGAGCAGACGACCGCGCGCCGCCTCCGTCCCGACGACCGCGGTCGTGTCGACCGTCCTGTCCGTCGTCGGCGTGCTGGCGCTGGCGGGTGTCATCGCCTTCGGCATCACGCATCTGGGGTTCCTCCGTGCCGGTCATCGTGCACCATTCGTTGCCTGGACGCTCATCGCTTGGGCGGTCTTCGCGGGAGCAGTGGTCGCCGTGCGGTTCGTGCCCCGCGAGTGGACGACCCGGATCGTCCTCGGTGGGGCGGTCGTGGTCGGCATCGCGGCGCTCGTCGGCCCGCCGAACACCAGTACCGACTCTGCCCGGTACGCCTGGGACGGCATCGTGCAACACGCCGGCATTTCACCGTACGCCCACACGCCGCAGTCGAACGCGCTGGCCGACCTGCGCCCGGACTGGCTGTTCCCGGACAAGATCGACGGCACCTGCAAGCCGCTCGAGCCGCGGATGCGCGGGCTCGGCGACGGGGCCGACGGGCACTGCGTCGCCATCAACCGGCCGGACGTGACCACGATCTACCCGCCGATGGCGCAGCTGTGGTTCGCCGGTGTGCGCGCCTTCGTGCCCGCGACCGCGCAGTACATGCCGTTCCAGGTCGCGGGACTCCTCGTCTCCCTCGGCGTCACGATCGGTCTGGTCGCGGTGCTCCGTCGCGTCGGCCGCCCGACCTGGTGGGCCGCGCTGTGGGCCTGGTCGCCGCTCGTCGCGTCCGAGGCGGTCACGAACTCGCACGTCGACGTCGTCGGTGCCGCCCTCGCCACGGCGGGCGTCGTGCTCGTCGCCTTCGGTCGGCCGATCTGGGGCGGGATCGCCCTCGGTGCGGCGACGGCCACCAAGCTCATCCCGGCGATCGTCTACCCGCCCCTGCTCGGCCGGTGGCGGTACTGGTGGGCGGTCCCCGTCGGCATCGCCACGTTCGCGCTGCTCTACGTGCCCTACGTGCTCACGACCGGCGTGAAGGTCCTCGGGTACCTGCCCGGCTACCTGTCCGAGGAGGGCTACGAGGACGGCTCCCGGTTCGCCCTGGTCTCGTCCGTGATCGAGGGCGATGCGGCGACGATCGTCGTCGGGCTCGTGGTGCTCCTGGCCGCCGTGGTGTCCTGGCGCCTCGCGGACCCCGCACGGCCGTGGTCCGCCGAGGTGTTCATGATCGGTGTGACCTTCCTCGCCGTGACCCCGCGGTACCCCTGGTACGCGCTGCTCCTCATCCCCTTCGTGGTCCTCTCGGGTCGGTGGGAGTGGATGGCCCTGAACCTCGCCATCGCCCTGCGCGGGGTCTGGCCCTCGGCGCCCGCGTTCCGGTGGTGGCTCCTCGCCGCGGTGCTCGTGATCGTGGTCGTCACGCTCGTCCGCACCCGGCGCGAGGACTGGGTGCGCTGGGGACGACGACTCGACCCCCGTTGGTGGCGGTCCGTGGACCCCCGCACCCGCGACCGCATCGACGCGGGGTAGCATCACGGGGATGACGGCGCGGATCCTGCCCTCGACCGGCCTGCTGCGCCGGGTGCGCAGCGAGTCGCCGGCCATCCCTCCTCGACCCGTCGACGACCCCGGGCTCGTCGACCGGTTCGCCCGGCGCTCCGTCGACCTGCGGGTCTCGCTCACCGAGCGCTGCAACCTCCGTTGCACGTACTGCATGCCGGCGGAGGGGCTGCCCGTGATCCCGTCGGACGCACTCATGACGGCGGCGGAGATCGACCGTCTGGTCGGCCTCGCCGCCGGCACCCTCGGCGTGCGCAAGGTCCGCTTCACCGGTGGTGAGCCGCTCCTGCGCGCCGACCTCGTCGACATCGTCCGTCGGTGCTCGGCCCACGACGTCGAACTGTCGATCACCACGAACGCGATCGGCCTGGCGAACCGCGCGCAGGCCCTGGCGGACGCCGGACTGCGCCGCGTCAACGTCTCGCTCGACACCGTCGACCCGGACGTCTTCGCCGAGGTCACCCGGCGCCCGTTCCTCGACCGCGTGCTCGAGGGCATCGCCGCCGCGGCGGACGCAGGCCTCGGGGTCAAGGTCAACGCCGTGCTGCTCCGCGGGGTGAACGACCACCTCGCCGTCGACCTGCTCGCCTGGTGCCTCGAGCGCGGGCACGAGCTGCGCTTCATCGAGCAGATGCCGCTCGACCCCGGGCACGCCTGGGACGGCGCCACCATGGTCACGGCGGAGGAGACCCGCGCCCTGCTCGGCGAGCACTACCGCCTCGAGCCCGACGAGGCGCCGCGTGACGGCGCCCCCGCCGAGCGGTACCGCGTGTCGACGCTCGACGGCGAAGCGCTCGGCACCGTCGGTGTGATCGCGAGCATCACCGAGTCGTTCTGCGCCGACTGCACCCGCACGCGCCTGACCGCCGAGGGACACGTGCGCTCCTGCCTGTTCTCGGACGACGAGGTCGACCTGCTCGGCCCCCTGCGCGCCGGCGCCGACGACGACGTCCTGCTCGACACCTGGCGACGCGCGATGTGGGCGAAGCCGCGGGACCACGGCGACGACGCGGACGGGATCGTGCACCCGTCCCGCGGCATGAGTGCGATCGGAGGCTGACCGGTGACGACGATGCGGTTCTTCGCCGCGGCCCGCGCGGCCGTCGGCCAGGACGAGACCACGGTGGCCGCGACGACGCTCGATGCGGCACTGCGAGGTGTCACGGCGGCAGATCCGGACCGGTGGACGGCGTTGCAGGAGCGGTGCTCGTACCTCGTCGACGGGGTCACGACGCGCGACCGCTCGACGTCGCTCGACGGCGTCGCGAACGTCGACGTGATGCCCCCGTTCGCCGGCGGCTAGGCCACCGTCACGCGGGCGCGGCGACGCTGACCTCGTCCGGGTCGACAGCGACCCGCACGGCCACGCCCGGCTCCAGACCGAGGGCCGCGGCCGACGCGACGGTCACGTCGGCCACCAGGTCACCCGCGTGCACCCGCACCAGCCCGTCACGCGGTTCCACCGCGGTCACCGTCCGTGCCAGCCCCGGCCCGTCACGGCGCACGCGCGCCGCGGTCGGGTGCAGGGCCGCGACCGCGGGTCGGCCGGGAGGCACGGTGTGCGTCGCGGACGCCAGCTCACCGCCGCCGTCGAGCGCGATCCCGGTCGGTGTGGCCGTCCCGGGGACGAGCACCAGTCCGGAGAAGGACGCCGAGAACGGCGTGCGCGGTTGCCGGAGGACGGCCTCGGTGCGCCCCTCCTCGACGACGCGGCCGTCCTGCAGCACGACGACGCGGTCGGCGAGCGTGACGGCCTCGAGCGGGTCGTGCGTGACGAGGAGGGTCGGGCGTCCGCGCAGGGCGGCGCGCAGGGCCGCGCGGACCTCGGTGCGGGCGTCGACGTCGAGCGCCGTGGTCGGCTCGTCGAGCAGCAGCAGCGCGGGCTCCGTCGCGAGGGCACGGGCGACCGCGACACGCTGCGCCTGCCCGCCGGACAGCGTGGTCGGTGACCGGTCGGCGAGACCCGACGCACCGACGGCGGCGAGGGCCCTGGCGGCGCGGTGCCGTGCCTCCCGGCGGCCGGCCCCGGTGGCACGCGGACCGAACGCGACGTTGCCGACGACCGTGCGGTGGGCGAAGAGGTCCGGGCGCTGTGCGACCAGGCCGACCCGGCGGCGGTGCGTCGGCACGGACGTCAGGTCGCGGCCCGCGAGCACGACGCTGCCGTCGCGCGTGCGGAGGAGGCCGGCGAGGGCCTCGACGACGGTCGACTTGCCGGCGCCGTTCGGCCCGACCAGCGCGACGCACTCGTCGGGGCCGATGGTCAGGCGCACGTCGACGTCCCGCTCGGGCACGAGCACGTGCGCGACGAGCCCCGCTCCACCGCCCGTCACGTCGTCACCGGGCGGGTGCGCACCGTCGTCGTCCCGATCACGACGAGGGCGACCACGACGAGGACGAGCGCGAGCGCGACGGCGGTGTCCGGGTCGATCTCGCGCTGCAGGTAGACCTCGAGCGGGAGCGTCCGGGTGACCCCCTGCAGGCTGCCGGCGAAGGTGAGGGTGGCGCCGAACTCGCCGAGCGCCCGCGCCCCGCAGAGCACCAGGCCGGAGGTGATGCCCGGGAGCACGCGCGGCGTCGTGACGGTGAGGAACGTCCGGGTCGGTCCGGCGCCGAGCGTGGCGGCGACCCGTTCGGCGCGACCGCCGCCGGTGCGGAGCGAGCCCTCGATCGACGACACCAGGAACGGCATCGACACGAAGACCTGCGCCGTCACGACCGCCGTCGTGGTGAAGGCGATCCGGAGCCCGTGCTCGTCGAGGTACGCGCCGAGCACGCCGAGCCGCCCGAAGGCAGCGAGCAGGGCGAGACCGCCGACCACGGGCGGGAGCACGAGCGGCAGGAGGACGAGCGCACGGAGGACCCCGACCCAGCGGGAGGTCGAGCGGGCGAACAGCACCGCCAGCGGGTAGCCGAGGACGAACGCGACCCCGGTGGCGGCGGCCGCGGTGCCGAGGCTCAGCCCGAGCGCGGTGGTCGACGCGGGTGCCGTGACCAGGGCGACGAACGACGACCAGTCGACGCGACCGACCATCGCGGCCACGGGCACGACGACGAACAGTCCGCCGAGGACCGCGGGGACCGGGAGCCACCACGGCACGGGGGTCCGCTGGTGGCGCTGGGGCGGCCTGCTCGTCATCGTCCTGGTCGTCCGGTGCATCGCGGTCGTCGTCAGGGTGCGCCGAAGCCGGCGTCCGTGAGCACCTTGCGTCCGGCGTCGGAGCGGACGAACGCGGCGAACGACGCGGCGGTCTCCGGGTTCGCGGACTCCGTGAGGACACCGATCGGGTACGTGTTCACGGCCTCCGACGACTCCGCGAACTTGACGCCCTCGACCTTCCCCCCGGAGCCCTCGACGTCGGTGACGTAGACGAGCCCGGCGTCGGCCTGCCCGGACTCGACCTTGCCGAGGACGTCGGTGACCGACTGCTCCTCGCTCACCGGTCGGAGCTCGACGCCCGCGGCCCGCTCGACCTCCGCCGTCGCCGCACCGCACGGCACGGGGGCGGCGCAGGTGACGACCTGCAGGTCGGACGCGGTGAGGTCGCGGAGGTCCGCGACGCGCTCGGGGTTCCCGGGCGCGACGGCGATCTCGAGGGTGTTCGTCGCGAAGTCGCGGGGCCACCCCGTCGCCAGGTCGGTCGTCGCGAGCTTCGCCATGGTCGCCTCGTCGGCGGAGGCGAACACGTCGGCGGGGGCGCCGTTGCGGATCTGCGAGACGAGGTCGCTCGAACCGGCGAACGAGAACGTGACCGTGGTCCCCGGGTGCTGCTGCTCGTACTGCTCCCCGAGCTCCGTGAAGGTGCGCTGGAGCGAGGCGGCCGCGAAGACCGTGATCGACCCGGTCGGGCCCGTGCTGCCCGTGGCGGTGCCGCTCGCCGAGGTGCCCGTCGCCCTGCTCCCCGTTGCGCCGCCGGAGGCGGGCCGGGCCGTGCACGCGGCGAGGCTCGTCCCGACGACGACCACGAGCGCGATCGCGGCAGAGGTTCGCAGGAGCGTCTTCACGGGGCGATCCTAGCCGCACCTGCGGTCAGGAGGTGATCGGGTGGCCCTCCTGACCCCATGCGGTGATCCCGCCGTCGAGGACCGTGACGGACGACGCCCCCGCCGGACGGTCCGCGATGGCCTGTCGTGCCCAGGCGGTGGCGCGCTTCCCGGACGCGCACACGACGACCAGTTCGCCGACCGCCCCGGAGCCGCCGAGGTCGTCCGGGGTCCGCGAGCCCGGGATCACCCCGGTCGCGCGCTCCGCCTCGGTCCGGACGTCGACGAGGACGATCCGGTCGCCGGCGACGTCGGCCGCACCGTCGTCACCGAGTCGTCGTGCCAGCTCGGCGGGGGCGATCCGCGGCGGCTCCGCGACCGCCGACGGCGCGGGACGGACCGATCCCGGGCCGCGACGCAGGACGCTCTCGGTCCAGCGCCACCGACGGGCGTCCACCGTGAGCACCCGGCCGAGCAGCGGCTCGCCGAGCCCGGCGACCAGGGCGGTGACCTGCGCCGCCATCACCGCGCCCACCGCGCCGCACAGGGCGGGCAGCACGCCGTCCGCGGCGCAGGAGCCCTCGTCCGGCAGCGCCTCGGGGTGGAGGTCGTGGAAGTCGACCGGGTCGGCGGCGGCGTCGTGGAAGACCGAGACCTGTCCGTCGTAGCCGAGCGCGGTGCCCCAGACGAAGGGCACGCCCGCCGCGGCGCACGCGTCGGAGACGGCACGGGTGACCTCGACGCTGTCCGCCGCGTCGACCACCACGTCGTGGTCGGCGACGTGCTCGGGGCGGAAGCGCTCGGTCAGGGCGACGACCTCGACGACGGCGTCGACGCCGCGCACCCGGTCGGCTGCGCACGCCGCCTTCGAGCGCCCCACGTCGGCGGCAGCGAACAGCGTCTGTCGCGCCAGGTTCGACGTGTCCACCGTGTCGTGGTCGACGATCGTGATCCGGCCGAGCCCGGAGCCAGCCAGGTACGTCAGGACGGGTGCGCCGAGCCCGCCCGCTCCGACGACGAGGACCCGGGCGCCGGCGAGCGCGTCGAGCGCCACCTGCCCGGCACCGTCGAGCGCGGCCGTGCGCGAGGTGCTCCGCCGCCGGGCGGCGAGCGCTGCGGGGTCGGGCGTGGCTGGGTCGGACACGGCGGGGTCGGGCGTGGCGGGGTCGGGCGTGGTCACCGTGCGCGCTCCGGCTGCTCCGGCACCTCGACGGTGACCATCGTGGCCTTGACGGACGCGACCGCGACGGAACCGACCTCGAGCCCGAGGTCGCGGACGGCCTCGGCGGTCATCAGGGACACCACTCGGTTCGGGCCGGCCTGCAGCTCCACCTGGGCGACCACCCCCTCGACGACCAGGTCGGTGACGATGCCGACGAAGCGGTTCCGCGCCGAGCTGCGGACACCGGACGGGTCGTCGAGCCCGGCGTCACGACCGCGGACGTACGCGGCGAGGTCCCGCCCCTCGACCACCGTGCGGCCGGACGGGTCCTCGGAACGGGGCAGCGTGCCGGCGTCGACCAGGCGCCGGACGGTGTCGTCGCTGACGCCCAGGTACCGCGCGGCGTCTCGGATGCGGAGTGTCGTCATGGTGTCCGTGACCCTACGGCATGGCGAACTCTCACGGAGGGGACAGCGGTACGGGGCACGCGCCCAGCCGTGCGCGCTACCGTCGCGGGCGTGACTGCACCACAGACCGGCACCATCCACGTCCCCGCCTCCGCCGGGGTCGCGCCGGTCCGTACCCGCCTGCGGTCCGCGTCCACGGCCCTGCGTGTCGCAGCAGTCCGGACCCCCGAACTCACCGTGGGTGCGCTCGGCGTCGTCACGGGCGCGCTCTTCGCCTGGGTCCCCTCGCTCTGGTACGACGAGGCCGCGACGGTCACCAGCGCCACGCGCAGCTGGCCGCAGCTCTGGGCCGAACTCCACAACGTGGACGCCGTGCACGGCCTGTACTACGCACTCATCCACGCCTGGTTCTGGCTCGTGGGGTACACGCCGTTCACCCTCCGCTTCCCGAGCGCACTCGCCATCGGCGTCACCGCCGGGCTCGTCGTCGCACTCGGACGCCGCCTGGGTGGTCGTCGGCTCGGCATCGTCGCCGGTCTCGTGTTCCTCGCGATCCCCCGCGTGCAGTGGGCCGGGTCCGAGGGCCGCCCCTACGCGACCGTCACGACCCTGGCCGTCGCACTGACGCTCGTCGGCATCACGGCCGTCCGACGCACCCGGTCCGGGGCGACGAGGGCGTCGAGCATCCGCTGGTGGGTCGCCTACGGGCTGCTCGCGCTCCTGGCCGTCTGCTTCAACGTGTACCTCGCGCTCGCCGTGGTCGCACACGCGGCGGCCCTGGCCTGGACGTGGCTGGCCGAGCGCCGGTCGCGTACGTGGACCCGGCGGTCGGACGCCGGTGACCCGCTCGTGGGCCGTGTCGTCCTCGTCCGCTGGGTCGTCGCCGCCGCAGCTGCCGCGCTCCTCGCGTCGCCGCTCGTGCTCGAGGTCACGGAGCAGTCCAAGCAGGTCGCGTGGATCTCGGGCATCACGCAGCGCACCCCGCGCCAGGTGTTCGCCACCTCGTGGTTCGGCGGGATCGACTCGTACGCCGCGGTCGCGTGGACGCTCCTCGTCATCGGTGTCGTCGTGTCCCTGGTCGCCGCGCACCGCCGCGTCCCCACCGTCCGCGCGCTCCTCCGGGCACAGGCGGTCCGGATCGCCCTGCCGCTGGCACTGCTGCCGACCGGGGCACTGCTCGCCGCGACGGCACTCGGCAAGCACCTCTACTCCCCCAAGTACGCATCGCTGAGCATGCCGTTCGTCGCGCTCCTCATCGCGCTCGCGATCACCGCCCTGCGGCGGAAGGCCCTGATCGCCGCGCTGCTCGCGGTCTTCCTCGTCATCAGTGTCCCGAGCGCGATCGACGTCAAGACGCCCCGGTCGAAGCAGGAGTCGACCTGGGCGAACGCCGCGTCGATCATCGCCGCCGAGCGTGGGGCGAACACCGGCGCCAACGAGGGCGTCGTCTTCGGCAGCGTCTACGGGCACCCGACGTCCACCGCGGAGATCATCCGCGTCTCCTACCCCTGGGCGTTCACCGGGATGACCGACCTGGGCATCCGGAAGAACGGCGCCGAGACGGGCGTGCTCTGGAACGAGAACGGCGACCTGGCGTCGACGATCCCGGCACGCCTCGGTGACATCGACACCGTGTGGTTCGTCGGCGGCACCCCGAAGGCCCGCAACATCCAGCCGGAGACGACCGAGGTGCTCGCCGAGCACGGCTTCCACGTCGAGCAGAAGTGGCGGACCGGTCGGGTCGTCATCACGGAGTTCGTCCGCGACTGAGCCCCGACGGCACCGTAGGTCCGGTGGTCAGTCGGCACCGCGGGTCCGGTGGTCAGTGCACGACGCGGGCACCGTGCACCGGGCCGGTCGCCCGGAGCGCGACGAGCCCGGAGGCGCTGAGCTCGACCTGCACCTCGAGCGCAGCATCGCGGTCGGCGACCAGGAACGCGACCGTCGGGCCGCTCCCCGAGACGATGCCCGCGAGCGCGCCGGCCTTCTCCCCCACCTCGATCGTCGCCGCGAGCCCCGGCTGCAGCCGCATCGCGGGTGCTTGCAGGTCGTTGTGCAGGCAGTCCGCGAGCAGGTCCGCGTCGCCGGCACGGAGCGCCTGGAGCACGTTCGCCTCGACGACGGGGGTCGTGGGAGCCGGGCGGATGTCGGCCCGGTAGCGCTCCCGGTGCTCGTCGAGCGCCCGGTAGACAGCAGGGGTGGAGAGACCGTCCTCGCTGAGCGCGAGGACCCAGTGGAACTCCCCCTTGGCGAGCGCCGGGCTCAGCTCGTCACCGCGACCCGTCCCCACGGCGGTGCCGCCGGCGAAGGCGAACGGGACGTCCGCGCCGAGTCGGGCCGCGAGCCGCAGCAGCTCGTCCCGCCCGAGGGCGGTGCCCCAGAGGGTGTCGCACGCGAGCAGGGTCGCCGCGGCGTCGGCCGATCCCCCGCCCATCCCGCCGGCGACGGGGACCTGCTTGTCGATGGTGAGCCGGACGCCGCCCCGGTGCCCGGCGGCCTCGGCCACGAGACGCGCGGCGCGGATCGCCAGGTTCGAGTCGTCGGTCGGGACCGCACTGGTGTCGATCGGTCCCGTGAAGCGCACGGAGAAGTCGTCGGCCGCTTCCGCGGTGACGTCCTCGTACAGCGACACCGCCTGGTACGCGGTCGCCACGTCGTGGTAGCCGTCGTCCTGCAGCGCGCCGACGGACAGGAACACGTTGATCTTGCCGGGAGCGCGCACCCGCACGCGGGTCGGTGCGGCCAGCGAGGTCATGCGTCCAACCTATCCTCCCCGCGCC
The sequence above is drawn from the Curtobacterium sp. MR_MD2014 genome and encodes:
- a CDS encoding glycosyltransferase family 87 protein translates to MSRRPRAASVPTTAVVSTVLSVVGVLALAGVIAFGITHLGFLRAGHRAPFVAWTLIAWAVFAGAVVAVRFVPREWTTRIVLGGAVVVGIAALVGPPNTSTDSARYAWDGIVQHAGISPYAHTPQSNALADLRPDWLFPDKIDGTCKPLEPRMRGLGDGADGHCVAINRPDVTTIYPPMAQLWFAGVRAFVPATAQYMPFQVAGLLVSLGVTIGLVAVLRRVGRPTWWAALWAWSPLVASEAVTNSHVDVVGAALATAGVVLVAFGRPIWGGIALGAATATKLIPAIVYPPLLGRWRYWWAVPVGIATFALLYVPYVLTTGVKVLGYLPGYLSEEGYEDGSRFALVSSVIEGDAATIVVGLVVLLAAVVSWRLADPARPWSAEVFMIGVTFLAVTPRYPWYALLLIPFVVLSGRWEWMALNLAIALRGVWPSAPAFRWWLLAAVLVIVVVTLVRTRREDWVRWGRRLDPRWWRSVDPRTRDRIDAG
- the moaA gene encoding GTP 3',8-cyclase MoaA gives rise to the protein MTARILPSTGLLRRVRSESPAIPPRPVDDPGLVDRFARRSVDLRVSLTERCNLRCTYCMPAEGLPVIPSDALMTAAEIDRLVGLAAGTLGVRKVRFTGGEPLLRADLVDIVRRCSAHDVELSITTNAIGLANRAQALADAGLRRVNVSLDTVDPDVFAEVTRRPFLDRVLEGIAAAADAGLGVKVNAVLLRGVNDHLAVDLLAWCLERGHELRFIEQMPLDPGHAWDGATMVTAEETRALLGEHYRLEPDEAPRDGAPAERYRVSTLDGEALGTVGVIASITESFCADCTRTRLTAEGHVRSCLFSDDEVDLLGPLRAGADDDVLLDTWRRAMWAKPRDHGDDADGIVHPSRGMSAIGG
- a CDS encoding MoaD/ThiS family protein, whose amino-acid sequence is MRFFAAARAAVGQDETTVAATTLDAALRGVTAADPDRWTALQERCSYLVDGVTTRDRSTSLDGVANVDVMPPFAGG
- a CDS encoding ABC transporter ATP-binding protein — its product is MTGGGAGLVAHVLVPERDVDVRLTIGPDECVALVGPNGAGKSTVVEALAGLLRTRDGSVVLAGRDLTSVPTHRRRVGLVAQRPDLFAHRTVVGNVAFGPRATGAGRREARHRAARALAAVGASGLADRSPTTLSGGQAQRVAVARALATEPALLLLDEPTTALDVDARTEVRAALRAALRGRPTLLVTHDPLEAVTLADRVVVLQDGRVVEEGRTEAVLRQPRTPFSASFSGLVLVPGTATPTGIALDGGGELASATHTVPPGRPAVAALHPTAARVRRDGPGLARTVTAVEPRDGLVRVHAGDLVADVTVASAAALGLEPGVAVRVAVDPDEVSVAAPA
- a CDS encoding ABC transporter permease, with the translated sequence MTSRPPQRHQRTPVPWWLPVPAVLGGLFVVVPVAAMVGRVDWSSFVALVTAPASTTALGLSLGTAAAATGVAFVLGYPLAVLFARSTSRWVGVLRALVLLPLVLPPVVGGLALLAAFGRLGVLGAYLDEHGLRIAFTTTAVVTAQVFVSMPFLVSSIEGSLRTGGGRAERVAATLGAGPTRTFLTVTTPRVLPGITSGLVLCGARALGEFGATLTFAGSLQGVTRTLPLEVYLQREIDPDTAVALALVLVVVALVVIGTTTVRTRPVTT
- the modA gene encoding molybdate ABC transporter substrate-binding protein, which translates into the protein MKTLLRTSAAIALVVVVGTSLAACTARPASGGATGSRATGTSASGTATGSTGPTGSITVFAAASLQRTFTELGEQYEQQHPGTTVTFSFAGSSDLVSQIRNGAPADVFASADEATMAKLATTDLATGWPRDFATNTLEIAVAPGNPERVADLRDLTASDLQVVTCAAPVPCGAATAEVERAAGVELRPVSEEQSVTDVLGKVESGQADAGLVYVTDVEGSGGKVEGVKFAESSEAVNTYPIGVLTESANPETAASFAAFVRSDAGRKVLTDAGFGAP
- a CDS encoding HesA/MoeB/ThiF family protein translates to MTTPDPATPDPAVSDPATPDPAALAARRRSTSRTAALDGAGQVALDALAGARVLVVGAGGLGAPVLTYLAGSGLGRITIVDHDTVDTSNLARQTLFAAADVGRSKAACAADRVRGVDAVVEVVALTERFRPEHVADHDVVVDAADSVEVTRAVSDACAAAGVPFVWGTALGYDGQVSVFHDAAADPVDFHDLHPEALPDEGSCAADGVLPALCGAVGAVMAAQVTALVAGLGEPLLGRVLTVDARRWRWTESVLRRGPGSVRPAPSAVAEPPRIAPAELARRLGDDGAADVAGDRIVLVDVRTEAERATGVIPGSRTPDDLGGSGAVGELVVVCASGKRATAWARQAIADRPAGASSVTVLDGGITAWGQEGHPITS
- a CDS encoding TOBE domain-containing protein, whose protein sequence is MTTLRIRDAARYLGVSDDTVRRLVDAGTLPRSEDPSGRTVVEGRDLAAYVRGRDAGLDDPSGVRSSARNRFVGIVTDLVVEGVVAQVELQAGPNRVVSLMTAEAVRDLGLEVGSVAVASVKATMVTVEVPEQPERAR
- a CDS encoding glycosyltransferase family 39 protein, whose translation is MTAPQTGTIHVPASAGVAPVRTRLRSASTALRVAAVRTPELTVGALGVVTGALFAWVPSLWYDEAATVTSATRSWPQLWAELHNVDAVHGLYYALIHAWFWLVGYTPFTLRFPSALAIGVTAGLVVALGRRLGGRRLGIVAGLVFLAIPRVQWAGSEGRPYATVTTLAVALTLVGITAVRRTRSGATRASSIRWWVAYGLLALLAVCFNVYLALAVVAHAAALAWTWLAERRSRTWTRRSDAGDPLVGRVVLVRWVVAAAAAALLASPLVLEVTEQSKQVAWISGITQRTPRQVFATSWFGGIDSYAAVAWTLLVIGVVVSLVAAHRRVPTVRALLRAQAVRIALPLALLPTGALLAATALGKHLYSPKYASLSMPFVALLIALAITALRRKALIAALLAVFLVISVPSAIDVKTPRSKQESTWANAASIIAAERGANTGANEGVVFGSVYGHPTSTAEIIRVSYPWAFTGMTDLGIRKNGAETGVLWNENGDLASTIPARLGDIDTVWFVGGTPKARNIQPETTEVLAEHGFHVEQKWRTGRVVITEFVRD
- a CDS encoding 4-(cytidine 5'-diphospho)-2-C-methyl-D-erythritol kinase encodes the protein MTSLAAPTRVRVRAPGKINVFLSVGALQDDGYHDVATAYQAVSLYEDVTAEAADDFSVRFTGPIDTSAVPTDDSNLAIRAARLVAEAAGHRGGVRLTIDKQVPVAGGMGGGSADAAATLLACDTLWGTALGRDELLRLAARLGADVPFAFAGGTAVGTGRGDELSPALAKGEFHWVLALSEDGLSTPAVYRALDEHRERYRADIRPAPTTPVVEANVLQALRAGDADLLADCLHNDLQAPAMRLQPGLAATIEVGEKAGALAGIVSGSGPTVAFLVADRDAALEVQVELSASGLVALRATGPVHGARVVH